From a single Ooceraea biroi isolate clonal line C1 chromosome 12, Obir_v5.4, whole genome shotgun sequence genomic region:
- the LOC105280538 gene encoding calmodulin-like protein 5 isoform X1, producing the protein MRPRYLVSCCRPLCRETRQSSSAEGKEGTGPDCSPRTSSPMMMAVTTSPMMSTSLPMPIVSTGLPDMSLACSAADISMNRQHHRWQQQQEQQPQELSLRQVTETTVAASSSSAYDEPSKTPLSANVLLSLPASPKRSSTSHFSSSKTPAISKSQMKEFREAFRLFDKDGDGTITKEELGRVMRSLGQFARAEELRTMLQEIDIDGDGNVSFEEFVEIVSNIGASTAAASDQHQEEQELRDAFRVFDKHNRGYITASDLRAVLQCLGEDLSEEEIEDMIKEVDVDGDGRIDFYEFVHALGEPGIDEDEEDDEDDLQSPLF; encoded by the exons ACGAGACAGAGCAGCAGCGCGGAGGGGAAGGAGGGCACTGGTCCGGATTGTTCCCCGAGGACGTCGTCGCCGATGATGATGGCCGTGACGACGTCGCCGATGATGTCGACGTCGCTGCCGATGCCGATCGTTTCTACGGGGTTGCCCGATATGTCGTTGGCGTGTTCTGCCGCCGATATCTCGATGAATCGGCAACACCATCgatggcagcagcagcaggagcAGCAACCACAAGAATTGTCGTTAAGGCAAGTGACGGAAACGACGGTCGCAGCATCCTCGTCGTCTGCCTACGACGAGCCCAGCAAAACTCCTCTTTCCGCGAACGTCCTCTTGTCCCTGCCAGCCTCGCCGAAACGCTCATCAACGAGCCATTTCTCATCCAGCAAGACGCCCGCTATATCGAAGTCGCAGATGAAAG AATTCAGAGAGGCCTTCAGGCTGTTTGACAAGGACGGCGACGGAACTATCACGAAAGAAGAACTCGGCAGGGTTATGCGTTCCTTGGGACAATTTGCGCGAGCGGAGGAGTTGAGGACGATGCTGCAGGAGATCGACATTGACG GTGACGGTAATGTCAGCTTCGAGGAATTCGTCGAGATAGTCAGCAACATCGGCGCAAGCACGGCTGCTGCCTCGGATCAGCATCAGGAAGAGCAAGAATTGCGGGACGCTTTTCGG GTATTCGACAAACATAATCGTGGATATATCACTGCGTCGGATCTCCGAGCGGTGCTGCAATGCTTGGGAGAGGATCTTTCTGAAGAGGAAA TCGAGGATATGATTAAGGAAGTGGACGTGGACGGGGATGGCCGAATCGATTTCTATG AATTTGTTCATGCCCTCGGCGAGCCGGGCatcgacgaagacgaagaagacgacgaagacgatCTGCAATCTCCGCTCTTCTAA
- the LOC105280538 gene encoding calmodulin isoform X4, with protein sequence MCNYLQTRQSSSAEGKEGTGPDCSPRTSSPMMMAVTTSPMMSTSLPMPIVSTGLPDMSLACSAADISMNRQHHRWQQQQEQQPQELSLRQVTETTVAASSSSAYDEPSKTPLSANVLLSLPASPKRSSTSHFSSSKTPAISKSQMKEFREAFRLFDKDGDGTITKEELGRVMRSLGQFARAEELRTMLQEIDIDGDGNVSFEEFVEIVSNIGASTAAASDQHQEEQELRDAFRVFDKHNRGYITASDLRAVLQCLGEDLSEEEIEDMIKEVDVDGDGRIDFYEFVHALGEPGIDEDEEDDEDDLQSPLF encoded by the exons TGCAATTATTTGCAGACGAGACAGAGCAGCAGCGCGGAGGGGAAGGAGGGCACTGGTCCGGATTGTTCCCCGAGGACGTCGTCGCCGATGATGATGGCCGTGACGACGTCGCCGATGATGTCGACGTCGCTGCCGATGCCGATCGTTTCTACGGGGTTGCCCGATATGTCGTTGGCGTGTTCTGCCGCCGATATCTCGATGAATCGGCAACACCATCgatggcagcagcagcaggagcAGCAACCACAAGAATTGTCGTTAAGGCAAGTGACGGAAACGACGGTCGCAGCATCCTCGTCGTCTGCCTACGACGAGCCCAGCAAAACTCCTCTTTCCGCGAACGTCCTCTTGTCCCTGCCAGCCTCGCCGAAACGCTCATCAACGAGCCATTTCTCATCCAGCAAGACGCCCGCTATATCGAAGTCGCAGATGAAAG AATTCAGAGAGGCCTTCAGGCTGTTTGACAAGGACGGCGACGGAACTATCACGAAAGAAGAACTCGGCAGGGTTATGCGTTCCTTGGGACAATTTGCGCGAGCGGAGGAGTTGAGGACGATGCTGCAGGAGATCGACATTGACG GTGACGGTAATGTCAGCTTCGAGGAATTCGTCGAGATAGTCAGCAACATCGGCGCAAGCACGGCTGCTGCCTCGGATCAGCATCAGGAAGAGCAAGAATTGCGGGACGCTTTTCGG GTATTCGACAAACATAATCGTGGATATATCACTGCGTCGGATCTCCGAGCGGTGCTGCAATGCTTGGGAGAGGATCTTTCTGAAGAGGAAA TCGAGGATATGATTAAGGAAGTGGACGTGGACGGGGATGGCCGAATCGATTTCTATG AATTTGTTCATGCCCTCGGCGAGCCGGGCatcgacgaagacgaagaagacgacgaagacgatCTGCAATCTCCGCTCTTCTAA
- the LOC105280538 gene encoding calmodulin isoform X3, whose product MTRQSSSAEGKEGTGPDCSPRTSSPMMMAVTTSPMMSTSLPMPIVSTGLPDMSLACSAADISMNRQHHRWQQQQEQQPQELSLRQVTETTVAASSSSAYDEPSKTPLSANVLLSLPASPKRSSTSHFSSSKTPAISKSQMKEFREAFRLFDKDGDGTITKEELGRVMRSLGQFARAEELRTMLQEIDIDGDGNVSFEEFVEIVSNIGASTAAASDQHQEEQELRDAFRVFDKHNRGYITASDLRAVLQCLGEDLSEEEIEDMIKEVDVDGDGRIDFYEFVHALGEPGIDEDEEDDEDDLQSPLF is encoded by the exons ACGAGACAGAGCAGCAGCGCGGAGGGGAAGGAGGGCACTGGTCCGGATTGTTCCCCGAGGACGTCGTCGCCGATGATGATGGCCGTGACGACGTCGCCGATGATGTCGACGTCGCTGCCGATGCCGATCGTTTCTACGGGGTTGCCCGATATGTCGTTGGCGTGTTCTGCCGCCGATATCTCGATGAATCGGCAACACCATCgatggcagcagcagcaggagcAGCAACCACAAGAATTGTCGTTAAGGCAAGTGACGGAAACGACGGTCGCAGCATCCTCGTCGTCTGCCTACGACGAGCCCAGCAAAACTCCTCTTTCCGCGAACGTCCTCTTGTCCCTGCCAGCCTCGCCGAAACGCTCATCAACGAGCCATTTCTCATCCAGCAAGACGCCCGCTATATCGAAGTCGCAGATGAAAG AATTCAGAGAGGCCTTCAGGCTGTTTGACAAGGACGGCGACGGAACTATCACGAAAGAAGAACTCGGCAGGGTTATGCGTTCCTTGGGACAATTTGCGCGAGCGGAGGAGTTGAGGACGATGCTGCAGGAGATCGACATTGACG GTGACGGTAATGTCAGCTTCGAGGAATTCGTCGAGATAGTCAGCAACATCGGCGCAAGCACGGCTGCTGCCTCGGATCAGCATCAGGAAGAGCAAGAATTGCGGGACGCTTTTCGG GTATTCGACAAACATAATCGTGGATATATCACTGCGTCGGATCTCCGAGCGGTGCTGCAATGCTTGGGAGAGGATCTTTCTGAAGAGGAAA TCGAGGATATGATTAAGGAAGTGGACGTGGACGGGGATGGCCGAATCGATTTCTATG AATTTGTTCATGCCCTCGGCGAGCCGGGCatcgacgaagacgaagaagacgacgaagacgatCTGCAATCTCCGCTCTTCTAA
- the LOC105280538 gene encoding calmodulin isoform X2 has translation MFAVATRKTRQSSSAEGKEGTGPDCSPRTSSPMMMAVTTSPMMSTSLPMPIVSTGLPDMSLACSAADISMNRQHHRWQQQQEQQPQELSLRQVTETTVAASSSSAYDEPSKTPLSANVLLSLPASPKRSSTSHFSSSKTPAISKSQMKEFREAFRLFDKDGDGTITKEELGRVMRSLGQFARAEELRTMLQEIDIDGDGNVSFEEFVEIVSNIGASTAAASDQHQEEQELRDAFRVFDKHNRGYITASDLRAVLQCLGEDLSEEEIEDMIKEVDVDGDGRIDFYEFVHALGEPGIDEDEEDDEDDLQSPLF, from the exons ACGAGACAGAGCAGCAGCGCGGAGGGGAAGGAGGGCACTGGTCCGGATTGTTCCCCGAGGACGTCGTCGCCGATGATGATGGCCGTGACGACGTCGCCGATGATGTCGACGTCGCTGCCGATGCCGATCGTTTCTACGGGGTTGCCCGATATGTCGTTGGCGTGTTCTGCCGCCGATATCTCGATGAATCGGCAACACCATCgatggcagcagcagcaggagcAGCAACCACAAGAATTGTCGTTAAGGCAAGTGACGGAAACGACGGTCGCAGCATCCTCGTCGTCTGCCTACGACGAGCCCAGCAAAACTCCTCTTTCCGCGAACGTCCTCTTGTCCCTGCCAGCCTCGCCGAAACGCTCATCAACGAGCCATTTCTCATCCAGCAAGACGCCCGCTATATCGAAGTCGCAGATGAAAG AATTCAGAGAGGCCTTCAGGCTGTTTGACAAGGACGGCGACGGAACTATCACGAAAGAAGAACTCGGCAGGGTTATGCGTTCCTTGGGACAATTTGCGCGAGCGGAGGAGTTGAGGACGATGCTGCAGGAGATCGACATTGACG GTGACGGTAATGTCAGCTTCGAGGAATTCGTCGAGATAGTCAGCAACATCGGCGCAAGCACGGCTGCTGCCTCGGATCAGCATCAGGAAGAGCAAGAATTGCGGGACGCTTTTCGG GTATTCGACAAACATAATCGTGGATATATCACTGCGTCGGATCTCCGAGCGGTGCTGCAATGCTTGGGAGAGGATCTTTCTGAAGAGGAAA TCGAGGATATGATTAAGGAAGTGGACGTGGACGGGGATGGCCGAATCGATTTCTATG AATTTGTTCATGCCCTCGGCGAGCCGGGCatcgacgaagacgaagaagacgacgaagacgatCTGCAATCTCCGCTCTTCTAA